From Deltaproteobacteria bacterium:
CCGCTCAGCACAGGCGACGGCTTCACTCGACTTACCAGTGCGACGCAAGCCAAAGAGCATCCCACCATTGGTCCGGGTCAATGCACTATCAAACTCGGCTTCGAGTTCCGCCCGTGGGAAACGCATCTCGCCACGAACGGCTTGACCAATATGGGGCGTGACTTTCTCTGGCCATGTGGGATCGTGATGCTCTTCCTCCATGCTCCCTCCGGTATAGAAACCGCGATACATCAGAGAAGCTGTACAGAAAATTTCTACTATAGTCAATTCAATATATATCAATTTTCCTATATTCAAATTGTCAATTAACTATCCGAAAGTACGACAAAATATTCATCAAGAAAGCATGTGTATGCAGGGCGATAAATTGTCGCCGGTTGACGAGATTTTGTAACCTTGCCGAAAAGAGGTTGGACCTTGAACAAACCGTCTGAAACAGGAATGATCCTGTCGTCAACGCAACCAGGAGGTGCGCTATGGGTGAGATTTTAGGCGTAGGCGTGACCCACTATCCCCCGCTGATCCATCACGATGACAGCATGGCCGCACTGTTGAAATACTTCCTGCGCAGTCCTCGCATCCCAGACCACTACAAACAGCCAGAGCGGTGGCCGGAGGCCATGCGACAAGAATGGGGCGAGGATGAGGGCAAAAGTGCAGCAAAACAACATAGAGAACAATTAGTGACTTGGTTTCGTAAGGCCCGGCAAGAGATCGATCACTTCGCACCGGATTTCATCGTCATCTGGGGCGATGATCAATACGAAAACTTTAAGGAAGACGTTATTCCCGCCTTTTGTGTGATGGCGTACGAGGGGATCGAAGCGAGACCACCGTGGGCGGAAAATTTTGCCAAGATGTTCGGTCCCAATGTATGGGGCGAACCAATGGATAAGACCTTTCCCCTCACCGGTCATCGCGCTGGCGCTAAGTTTCTCGCGACCAGTCTGTTGGAGGGCGGCTTTGACATTGCCTACGCCTACAAGCCGCTGCACCACACTCTTGGCCATGCCTTCCTCAACGCGGTGCTGTATCTCGATTATGATCGCCGCGGGTTCACCTATCCGCTTGTGCCCTTTCAGATTAATTCCTATGGGCGACGCGTCGTGATTCAGAAAGCAAGCTTACCTAATCTGGACCAGCTCCCCACTGCCGACCAGTTTGATCCCCCCTCCCCTAGTCCACGCCGATGTTTCGAGGTCGGTGCGGCAGTAGCGCGCGCCTTGCAGCGTAGTCCCTGGCGAGTGGCGTTAATTGCCTCCTCAGGATGGTCACATGCGTTTTTGACGGAGAAGAATCAGTGGCTGTACCCCGATATACCGGCAGACCGAGCACTGTACGCTGCGCTCCAGGCTGGAGATTATGAAACCTGGCGTCGGTATCCATTGGCCGCGATCGAAGATAGCGGCCAACAAGAAGTGCTGAATTGGTGCTGTTTAGTGGGCGCGATGTCTGAATTAGGACGAAAGCCGGACGAGAGCACACTCATTGAGTCGTGGATTTTTAACTCGAACAAATGCTTTGCATTCTTTCGCCCCTAAGATTGTCTACTGGTCAAGCCGTAAAAGCCGCCGTGC
This genomic window contains:
- a CDS encoding extradiol ring-cleavage dioxygenase, with amino-acid sequence MGEILGVGVTHYPPLIHHDDSMAALLKYFLRSPRIPDHYKQPERWPEAMRQEWGEDEGKSAAKQHREQLVTWFRKARQEIDHFAPDFIVIWGDDQYENFKEDVIPAFCVMAYEGIEARPPWAENFAKMFGPNVWGEPMDKTFPLTGHRAGAKFLATSLLEGGFDIAYAYKPLHHTLGHAFLNAVLYLDYDRRGFTYPLVPFQINSYGRRVVIQKASLPNLDQLPTADQFDPPSPSPRRCFEVGAAVARALQRSPWRVALIASSGWSHAFLTEKNQWLYPDIPADRALYAALQAGDYETWRRYPLAAIEDSGQQEVLNWCCLVGAMSELGRKPDESTLIESWIFNSNKCFAFFRP